A genomic window from Purpureocillium takamizusanense chromosome 2, complete sequence includes:
- a CDS encoding tRNA(Ile)-lysidine synthetase (EggNog:ENOG503P0T4~TransMembrane:1 (i43-64o)~COG:D) translates to MSASTRVFHHGPKPISLTEFRDALEAVCLPRFPTVRFARPRRVALAVSGGVDSMAMAFLFSSLFKTHQTFKIADNPAESAFGIVIDHQLREGSDAEASSVAHELKRIGIKAIIKTLNWRDVRRDGMNPASLPNLESVARTMRYQVLGLTCGHLQATSLFFAHHSDDHYETILMRLLAGHGYRGLQGIRAANAIPECYELHGVYKSGILDDQMQRQPFLSFKPPNKELKQLRMILRDDFHDEPWSHIKTYLGINDISAQFPGHITRDIDPRVPYLTPLNCEDGGVHVYRPLLEFDKDRLIATCEANRVRWFEDHTNTDPTLTTRNALRYIARSYKLPEALQKPAVLALARRAKQKTNFEEAEAHRLLIREAVIQDFDPNAGTLLIELPSFVTSASRARRLYAASRDEARRPRRRAIAAIAVRKLVDFVTPYLHSPSRANLDSVIDRLFPELSSSRQGEVPKAFSIAGVVFEPILGPQSTRWFLSRAPYKSNHPLPERKLPGHLGYKLISGTDGFKGPQVRHGPWRSWKMAKIWDGRFWIRLNTCVPARFHIRPLQPQFARQFRLALPQKERYRLEKILRYYAPGKVRYSLPALYSVESGEGTDPATPTMTLLALPSLGIHVPGLERWVKCEVRYKNVDVSLLGLQRRGGQRPLVVYRPRSGRSRQVRRRRLANRMRTGGHACRVCRRGRTSTAHG, encoded by the exons ATGAGCGCTTCCACTCGTGTCTTCCATCATGGCCCTAAGCCCATATCCTTGACCGAATTTcgcgatgccctcgaggccgtaTGCCTCCCGCGCTTCCCGACCGTGCGCTTTGcgcggccacgccgcgtCG CGCTCGCCgtgagcggcggcgtagactccatggccatggccttccTCTTTTCGAGCCTCTTCAAGACCCATCAGACTTTCAAGATCGCCGACAACCCCGCCGAGAGCGCATTTGGCATCGTAATCGATCACCAACtgcgcgagggcagcgaTGCTGAGGCCTCTAGCGTGGCCCATGAGCTCAAGAGGATtggcatcaaggccatcatcaagaCCCTCAACTGGAGAGACGTCCGGCGCGATGGCATGAACCCTGCCAGCCTGCCCAACCTCGAGAGCGTGGCGCGCACGATGCGATACCAGGTGCTGGGCTTGACCTGTGGCCACCTCCAAGCCACGagcctcttcttcgcccACCATAGCGACGACCACTACGAGACGATCCTAATGcgcctgctggctggccacgGCTATCGGGGCTTGCAAGGCATCCGTGCTGCCAATGCGATCCCCGAGTGCTACGAGCTGCACGGCGTGTACAAGAGCGGGATACTCGACGATCAgatgcagcggcagccgttCCTCAGCTTCAAGCCTCCCAACAAGGAACTGAAGCAGCTTCGGATGATCCTAAGAGACGATTTTCACGACGAGCCCTGGAGTCACATCAAGACATACCTGGGCATCAACGACATTTCTGCGCAGTTCCCCGGCCATATCACTCGCGATATTGACCCTCGCGTGCCCTATCTGACCCCACTGAACtgcgaggacggcggcgtgcacGTATATCGGCCACTTCTTGAGTTTGACAAGGACAGGCTTATTGCCACGTGTGAAGCGAACCGAGTCCGGTGGTTCGAGGACCACACCAACACGGATCCAACCCTTACCACCCGTAACGCGCTACGTTACATTGCGAGATCCTACAAGCTGCCAGAAGCGCTGCAGAAACCCGCCGTACTTGCATTGGCAAGAAGGGCGAAGCAAAAGACAAACTTTGAAGAGGCAGAAGCGCATCGACTACTCATCCGAGAGGCAGTCATCCAAGACTTTGACCCCAACGCAGGAACGCTGCTCATTGAGCTCCCATCTTTTGTCACCAGCGCCtcgcgggcacggcgcctCTATGCGGCATCGCGGGACGAGGCTCGtaggccccgccgccgggcgatTGCGGCGATTGCAGTGCGCAAGCTTGTCGACTTTGTCACCCCGTACCTTCATTCGCCATCTCGGGCAAATCTTGACAGCGTGATCGATCGACTGTTTCCAGAGCTGTCATCGAGCCGCCAAGGCGAGGTACCAAAGGCGTTCTCAATCGCCGGTGTTGTCTTTGAGCCCATACTTGGTCCGCAGTCGACCAGGTGGTTTCTCTCGAGGGCTCCATACAAGTCCAACCATCCGCTACCAGAAAGGAAGCTGCCGGGACATTTGGGCTACAAGCTGATATCCGGTACTGACGGCTTCAAGGGGCCACAAGTGCGACATGGACCCTGGCGAAGCTGGAAGATGGCCAAGATCTGGGATGGGCGCTTCTGGATACGTCTCAACACGTGTGTACCGGCGAGGTTTCATATACGGCCGTTGCAGCCGCAGTTTGCGAGGCAATTCCGGTTGGCCTTGCCACAGAAAGAGAGATATCGTCTAGAGAAGATCTTGAGGTATTATGCCCCTGGAAAGGTGCGGTactcgctgcccgcgctATACAGTGTTGAGTCTGGCGAGGGAACCGACCCGGCCACGCCTACGATGACACTGCTCGCGCTCCCGAGCCTCGGCATTCACGTCCCGGGCCTGGAGAGATGGGTCAAGTGCGAGGTTAGGTACAAGAATGTCGACGTTTCACTGCTGGGCT